One genomic segment of [Phormidium] sp. ETS-05 includes these proteins:
- a CDS encoding cupin domain-containing protein, with protein sequence MKVLSSLLYPYSLETFWAENWTKKAVLISSNQDSKFSHLFDWEQLNYLLNYHQINYPDLRFVQDGVSLPMAKKEQWLELIQQGATLIINGVHNRTPKLRKLAAQIRQETGYRSQINLYCSPRSEKGFNCHYDTHEVLILQIDGEKEWLIFPETIAAPVSTIRSSEQIPPDVPPYLQCILKPGDVLYIPRGHWHYAIACGSPAEEDYSPSLHLTLGIDCQTGLDWMTWLGQKLPENPEWRENLPLMSQADRPAVQNHLEKLRDRLIAWLQTPEAIGDYLDYLGYCDRPPLPFSFPHQLGSKIFDGGLDSRFICSQLHLVQILPIGENQTQIIIGSKQATIKGLPPDLVKNLFRPEGFTLLDLAEWAPHLDVETEVIPLLTRLVTQGILLVEPSEAIGG encoded by the coding sequence ATGAAAGTTTTATCTTCGCTACTTTATCCATATTCGTTAGAAACGTTTTGGGCAGAAAACTGGACAAAAAAAGCGGTGCTAATATCCAGTAACCAGGATAGCAAATTTTCCCATTTGTTTGACTGGGAGCAGCTTAATTATTTATTAAATTATCACCAAATTAATTATCCAGATTTGCGATTTGTCCAGGATGGAGTATCTCTCCCAATGGCCAAAAAAGAGCAATGGCTAGAACTAATTCAGCAAGGAGCCACATTAATTATTAATGGCGTGCATAATCGCACTCCAAAATTAAGAAAATTGGCGGCTCAGATTCGCCAAGAGACTGGGTATCGCAGCCAGATTAATCTCTATTGTTCTCCCCGGTCAGAGAAAGGGTTTAATTGCCATTACGATACCCATGAAGTGCTGATTTTACAAATTGATGGGGAAAAAGAATGGTTGATTTTTCCTGAGACGATCGCCGCTCCGGTTTCCACGATACGATCGTCCGAGCAAATTCCCCCAGATGTGCCTCCTTATCTGCAATGTATTCTGAAACCGGGGGATGTTTTATATATTCCTAGGGGACATTGGCATTATGCGATCGCCTGTGGGAGTCCCGCCGAGGAGGACTATTCTCCTTCCCTCCATTTAACGTTAGGAATTGACTGTCAAACCGGCTTAGATTGGATGACTTGGTTAGGACAAAAATTGCCGGAAAATCCAGAATGGCGAGAAAATTTACCATTGATGTCTCAAGCAGACCGACCCGCAGTTCAGAATCATTTAGAAAAATTGCGCGATCGGCTGATTGCTTGGCTCCAGACCCCAGAAGCGATCGGCGATTATCTGGATTATTTAGGATATTGCGATCGACCGCCACTCCCCTTCTCTTTTCCCCACCAGCTTGGCAGTAAAATTTTCGACGGAGGACTAGACAGCAGATTTATTTGCTCTCAATTACATCTGGTGCAAATTTTACCCATTGGAGAAAACCAAACTCAAATTATCATTGGCTCCAAACAAGCCACCATCAAAGGTTTACCCCCAGATTTAGTCAAAAATCTATTTCGTCCAGAAGGATTTACCCTGCTGGACCTAGCAGAATGGGCTCCCCACCTTGATGTAGAGACAGAAGTGATTCCCTTGTTAACTCGCCTAGTCACTCAAGGCATATTGTTGGTAGAACCTTCTGAGGCAATTGGCGGATAA
- a CDS encoding DNA-binding protein, whose product MKAPMTTLFTAAIFAIGINPSTAEVPIRDLQRTAGLTISGEIRSVVGNEFILDDGTGQVIVDAGPRWYHQLNLRQGERVTVVGEYEGYDFDAFTITRENGDILRIRNPQGPPPWSGGRRHHNRNR is encoded by the coding sequence ATGAAAGCACCAATGACCACATTATTCACAGCGGCAATATTCGCCATAGGCATCAATCCTAGCACGGCAGAAGTTCCGATTAGAGACTTACAGCGAACGGCGGGACTGACTATCTCTGGGGAAATTCGCTCGGTGGTGGGCAATGAGTTTATTCTCGATGATGGCACCGGTCAAGTGATTGTAGATGCAGGTCCGCGTTGGTATCATCAACTGAATTTGCGCCAAGGGGAACGAGTCACGGTTGTGGGTGAATATGAAGGTTATGATTTTGATGCCTTCACGATTACTCGTGAAAATGGAGACATTCTGCGAATTCGCAACCCCCAAGGTCCACCGCCTTGGTCCGGTGGTCGTCGCCACCACAACCGAAATCGATAA
- the rppA gene encoding two-component system response regulator RppA, which translates to MRILLVEDDPEQLEPLHFALTRSGHIVDAASDGIDAEWLIGEKDYDLLILDWMLPGKSGVSLCQFYRKSGKTAPILILTAKDTTADKVQGLDAGADDYLVKPVDLEELLARVRALRRRSPLWVGDILQLGDLSLHLDTMHLTRGENRLKLGSRDFQMLEYFMRHPGQVLTRDRLEQALWEWGEEPESNAVAARVKRLRKRLQELDVDSWLETVYGMGYRLANPINQLN; encoded by the coding sequence ATGCGAATTCTCTTAGTTGAAGACGATCCAGAACAACTCGAACCCCTGCATTTTGCCTTAACTCGTTCAGGACATATTGTCGATGCGGCTAGCGACGGGATAGATGCGGAATGGTTAATCGGGGAAAAAGATTACGATTTGCTAATTTTAGATTGGATGTTACCGGGCAAATCTGGAGTTTCCCTTTGTCAATTTTATCGAAAATCTGGCAAAACTGCGCCGATTTTAATTCTGACTGCCAAAGATACCACCGCTGATAAAGTTCAGGGTTTGGATGCTGGAGCAGATGATTATTTGGTGAAACCGGTGGACTTAGAAGAATTGTTAGCCAGAGTTCGCGCATTGCGACGCCGGTCCCCTCTGTGGGTGGGGGATATTCTCCAATTGGGCGATTTATCCTTGCATCTGGATACAATGCACTTAACTAGAGGAGAAAATCGCCTGAAATTGGGCAGCAGAGACTTTCAGATGCTAGAATATTTTATGCGACATCCCGGCCAAGTCCTCACTCGCGATCGCCTGGAGCAAGCTCTTTGGGAATGGGGCGAAGAACCGGAAAGCAATGCAGTTGCTGCCCGCGTTAAACGTCTGCGCAAACGATTGCAAGAACTTGATGTGGACTCCTGGCTAGAAACCGTTTATGGGATGGGTTATCGTTTGGCAAATCCCATAAACCAACTTAACTAA
- a CDS encoding pentapeptide repeat-containing protein, whose amino-acid sequence MTKNRTFLPRQLLARLEQPFSPKNFRIVVQMPPSPRLPIAPTTQRPNVLPSKSQPLTMKRIIFATASIIGPFFLAAPVQAVSQRHLEQLRTTNKCVNCDLVRADLVSTNLSGADLSGANLTGANLFGANLKDADLRRASLGNASLSGASLGGAFLSGAFLKDAFLRGSNLQGANLTSANLSGANLSRATLVDAVMNRANFSGAYLFDANLKNGNLQEANFSSAYLEGADFNGANLQKGNFKNADLRNSDFSEADLRGANLGGANLGGANLFNANLCDATMPDGSKSRQGCQ is encoded by the coding sequence ATGACGAAAAATCGGACTTTCCTCCCCCGCCAACTACTGGCGCGATTAGAGCAACCTTTTAGCCCGAAAAACTTCCGTATAGTGGTACAAATGCCCCCATCTCCCCGTCTCCCTATTGCCCCCACAACCCAGAGGCCAAATGTACTCCCGAGCAAATCTCAACCATTAACTATGAAACGGATAATTTTCGCTACAGCCTCAATTATCGGGCCGTTTTTCCTGGCAGCGCCAGTGCAAGCAGTCTCCCAGAGACACTTAGAGCAACTGCGCACCACCAATAAATGCGTCAACTGCGACCTGGTGCGTGCGGACTTAGTGAGTACAAACCTCAGTGGTGCGGACCTCAGCGGCGCCAACCTCACCGGAGCCAACCTCTTTGGTGCCAATCTCAAAGACGCCGATTTAAGGCGAGCATCTTTAGGGAATGCTTCTTTGAGCGGCGCCTCTCTGGGGGGTGCTTTCTTGAGCGGCGCCTTTCTCAAGGATGCTTTCCTGCGAGGGAGCAACCTGCAAGGTGCTAATTTAACCAGCGCCAACCTCAGCGGCGCCAACCTCAGTCGCGCCACTTTGGTGGATGCGGTGATGAATCGCGCTAACTTTAGCGGCGCTTATTTATTTGATGCCAATTTGAAAAATGGCAATTTACAAGAAGCGAACTTCAGCAGTGCTTATTTGGAAGGAGCGGATTTCAACGGCGCCAACCTGCAAAAAGGTAATTTTAAAAACGCCGATTTGAGAAATAGCGATTTCAGTGAGGCTGACTTGAGGGGTGCCAACCTCGGCGGTGCCAACCTCGGCGGTGCCAATCTGTTTAATGCCAATCTTTGCGATGCCACCATGCCTGACGGCTCTAAAAGTCGCCAAGGTTGCCAGTAG
- a CDS encoding ATP-binding protein produces the protein MKINISLFWWHQLPIRIRGSLIIAIPVTCLFAALSTFAWLKNSMMEDDKWVEHTQVVRLETKLLLNALIDAETGVRGYGLTLRPEFLTPYHNAIQVIPASLKKLEVLVSDNPSQILLLREINQITAENLDIFYQKVTLQTELKKIRGSVDVLVPAASLYEWLEEGKATMDEARMLIDRFAQTEEQLLKQRQAHHKLHHQITWIALCIFSGLGAIGFWLSMHLFYQLEQELANRELNLQESNQRLQVVCQQLQRFTANASHELRTPLAAVLSNAQVGIMALSDLGEVEAAEDLEDGLAAVQGRLQKIVKLAKNMSDLVGQLLFLARHEGGLAAESFRQLNLTELVDNLLADFVPEAESNQLQLNYQSSNDLIMVNGESSLLPQAIANLLNNAFRYTPPGGSVDVTLFVEDNWAIVAVKDTGIGIPEEELEQIFERFYRVADKADRLSSKGFGLGLAITQQIVQLHRGKIEVSSTINHGSTFQISLPLAS, from the coding sequence ATGAAAATTAACATTTCTCTATTCTGGTGGCATCAACTGCCAATTCGGATTCGGGGTTCCTTGATTATTGCCATTCCTGTAACTTGTCTTTTTGCCGCTTTATCTACATTTGCTTGGTTAAAAAACAGCATGATGGAAGATGATAAATGGGTGGAACACACCCAGGTTGTCAGACTAGAAACAAAACTACTTCTTAATGCTTTAATTGATGCTGAAACTGGAGTTCGCGGCTATGGGTTAACTTTACGACCGGAGTTTTTGACGCCATATCACAATGCCATACAAGTTATCCCTGCTTCTTTAAAAAAATTAGAGGTTTTGGTGAGTGATAATCCCAGCCAGATTTTATTATTGCGAGAAATCAACCAAATAACTGCTGAAAATTTAGATATTTTTTATCAAAAAGTAACTTTACAAACAGAACTCAAAAAAATTAGGGGTTCTGTAGATGTATTAGTCCCAGCGGCTTCGCTATATGAATGGTTGGAAGAAGGTAAAGCGACAATGGATGAAGCGAGAATGTTAATCGATCGCTTTGCCCAAACCGAAGAGCAATTATTAAAACAACGCCAAGCACATCATAAGCTGCATCACCAAATTACTTGGATAGCTTTATGTATTTTTTCAGGCTTGGGTGCAATTGGATTTTGGTTATCGATGCACTTATTCTATCAGCTAGAGCAAGAGTTGGCCAACCGGGAATTAAATTTACAAGAAAGCAATCAGCGGTTACAAGTGGTTTGCCAGCAGCTTCAGCGGTTTACCGCTAATGCTTCTCACGAATTGCGTACCCCATTAGCGGCAGTTTTGAGTAATGCTCAAGTGGGAATAATGGCTTTATCAGACTTAGGAGAAGTAGAAGCAGCAGAGGATTTAGAAGATGGTTTGGCTGCTGTCCAGGGGAGATTGCAAAAAATCGTCAAATTGGCCAAAAATATGAGTGACCTGGTGGGGCAATTACTATTTTTAGCTCGCCATGAAGGAGGACTGGCGGCTGAATCTTTCCGCCAGCTTAATTTAACGGAATTGGTGGATAACTTATTGGCTGATTTTGTCCCAGAAGCGGAATCTAATCAATTACAGTTAAACTATCAGAGTAGCAATGATTTAATTATGGTCAATGGTGAGAGCAGTTTACTACCCCAAGCCATTGCCAATCTTTTAAATAATGCTTTTCGCTACACTCCTCCTGGTGGCAGTGTTGACGTGACGTTATTCGTGGAAGATAACTGGGCGATCGTGGCGGTGAAAGATACCGGTATTGGTATTCCTGAAGAGGAATTAGAGCAGATTTTTGAACGGTTTTATCGGGTGGCTGACAAGGCCGATCGCTTGTCCAGTAAAGGCTTTGGCTTAGGATTAGCCATTACCCAGCAAATTGTCCAGTTACATCGTGGTAAGATTGAAGTATCTAGTACCATAAATCACGGTTCAACTTTTCAAATATCTTTGCCATTAGCGAGTTAA